The proteins below are encoded in one region of Hordeum vulgare subsp. vulgare chromosome 3H, MorexV3_pseudomolecules_assembly, whole genome shotgun sequence:
- the LOC123440341 gene encoding receptor-like serine/threonine-protein kinase SD1-8, whose protein sequence is MRARGERMRARGERMRAPARALLIVFAGTFLSISISIATDTIGHGASITGNQTLVSAGGTFKLGFYNPPGSSDARAYLGIWYAGIPEQTVVWVANRQNPVASSPGVLTLSPDGRLFIVDGRNTTLWSSAAPASARDITTKATAQLLDNGNFVVRGYDGSGSSQSVAWQSFDYPTDTLLPGMKLGVDLKSGIARNITSCTSPTDPSPGAYTFKLVMGGLPEFFLFRGPERIYASGPWNGVVLTGVQNLHTEGYTFTVVSNAEETYYAYYVSDPSALSRLILDGATGQLQSYVWGNGAWSSYWYHPNDPCDSYYKCGAFGFGVCEVGQPPKCSCLPGFKPRSPEQSDHRNGKGGCVRVTDLSCGAGDGFWPVNRMKLPEATNATVYADMTLDRCRHVCLANCSCRAYSAANVSGGINRGCVIWGVDLLDMRQYPVVVQDVYIRLARSEIDALNTEANRRRPNRSVVIPVVTTIFGVLLVVAVACCYYLRNNASTKRRTEMPPSRRGDVFPLGIRKRSALRTKQDQQLNGSRMSSEKDLELPFFDLEVILAATDNFSADSKIGQGGFGPVYMAKLEDGQEVAVKRLSKKSVQGVVEFKNEVKLIAKLQHRNLVRLLGCCIDDQERMLVYEFMHNNSLDTFIFDEGKRKLLGWKNRFEIVLGIARGLLYLHEDSRVRIIHRDLKASNVLLDKNMIPKISDFGIARMFGGDQTTAYTTKVIGTYGYMSPEYAMDGVFSMKSDIYSFGVLVLEIITGKKNRGFYDDELDLSLLGYSWKLWKEGRSADLLDEAMGGSIDYSVVLRCIQVALLCVEVHPKNRPLMSSVVMMLSSENATLPDPNEPGVNIGKSTDTDYSQTHTGTSFTGDAMNGR, encoded by the exons ATGAGGGCGCGAGGAGAGAGGATGAGGGCGCGAGGAGAGAGGATGAGGGCGCCTGCGCGCGCTCTCCTCATCGTCTTCGCCGGCACCTTcctctccatctccatctccatcgCCACCGACACCATCGGCCATGGCGCGTCCATCACCGGCAACCAGACGCTCGTCTCAGCCGGTGGGACCTTCAAGCTCGGCTTCTACAACCCGCCGGGAAGCTCCGATGCCAGAGCCTACCTCGGCATTTGGTACGCGGGCATCCCGGAACAGACCGTCGTGTGGGTCGCCAACCGCCAGAACCCGGTCGCCAGCTCCCCCGGCGTCCTCACGCTCTCCCCTGACGGCCGCCTCTTCATCGTCGACGGCCGGAACACCACCCTCTGGTCCTCCGCGGCGCCTGCCAGTGCCAGAGACATAACCACCAAGGCCACCGCCCAGCTTCTCGACAACGGCAACTTTGTGGTAAGGGGCTATGATGGCAGTGGGTCGAGTCAGAGCGTGGCGTGGCAGAGCTTCGACTACCCGACGGACACGCTGCTCCCCGGCATGAAGCTAGGGGTGGACCTCAAGAGCGGCATCGCCAGAAACATCACGTCGTGTACAAGCCCGACTGACCCCTCGCCGGGAGCCTACACGTTCAAGCTGGTCATGGGCGGGCTGCCAGAGTTCTTCCTTTTCCGTGGCCCGGAGAGGATCTACGCGAGCGGGCCGTGGAACGGCGTGGTGCTCACCGGCGTGCAAAACCTCCATACCGAGGGCTACACATTCACGGTGGTGTCCAACGCCGAGGAGACATACTACGCCTACTACGTCAGCGACCCGTCGGCCCTGTCGCGGCTGATCCTGGACGGCGCGACGGGGCAGCTGCAGAGCTACGTGTGGGGCAATGGCGCGTGGAGCAGCTACTGGTACCACCCAAACGACCCTTGCGACAGCTACTACAAGTGCGGTGCTTTCGGTTTTGGGGTATGCGAGGTTGGCCAGCCCCCCAAGTGTAGCTGCCTGCCGGGGTTCAAGCCGCGGTCACCGGAGCAATCGGACCACAGGAACGGGAAAGGGGGATGTGTAAGGGTAACCGACCTGAGCTGCGGCGCCGGAGACGGGTTCTGGCCGGTGAACCGGATGAAGCTGCCGGAGGCGACCAACGCGACGGTGTATGCCGACATGACGCTGGACCGGTGCAGGCATGTGTGCCTGGCTAACTGCAGCTGCAGAGCCTACTCCGCCGCGAACGTCAGCGGCGGGATCAACCGCGGGTGCGTCATTTGGGGCGTCGATCTGCTTGACATGAGGCAGTACCCGGTGGTCGTGCAGGATGTGTATATCCGGCTCGCGCGTTCAGAGATCGACGCCTTGAACACCGAAG CTAACCGTCGGCGTCCAAACAGGAGCGTGGTGATCCCTGTCGTCACAACTATTTTTGGCGTGCTTCTTGTGGTGGCAGTtgcctgctgctattacttgagaAACAATGCGAGCACAAAGCGTCGGACCGAAATGCCACCAAGTAGAAGGGGCGACGTGTTTCCCCTAGGGATCAGGAAACGTTCAGCCCTGAGGACGAAACAGGATCAACAACTCAATGGGAGCAGGATGAGCAGCGAAAAAGATCTTGAACTTCCATTCTTTGATTTAGAAGTGATTCTAGCTGCAACAGACAACTTCTCTGCTGATAGTAAGATAGGACAAGGTGGATTTGGCCCCGTTTATATG GCAAAACTTGAAGATGGACAAGAAGTAGCTGTAAAAAGGTTATCCAAGAAATCAGTACAGGGAGTTGTGGAATTCAAGAACGAGGTAAAACTGATAGCAAAGCTTCAGCACAGGAATCTCGTGAGGTTGCTGGGCTGCTGCATCGATGACCAAGAGAGAATGCTAGTGTACGAGTTCATGCACAACAACAGCCTAGACACATTCATATTTG ATGAAGGAAAGCGCAAGTTACTAGGATGGAAGAACCGATTTGAGATCGTTCTGGGGATTGCACGGGGTTTGCTATATCTCCATGAGGATTCAAGGGTCAGGATCATCCATAGGGATCTAAAGGCAAGCAATGTGTTACTAGACAAAAATATGATTCCCAAAATCTCAGATTTTGGTATCGCAAGAATGTTTGGAGGTGATCAGACAACTGCATATACCACAAAGGTCATCGGTACATA TGGCTATATGTCTCCAGAATATGCAATGGATGGCGTGTTCTCTATGAAATCTGATATCTATAGCTTCGGTGTACTGGTGCTAGAGATCATCACTggcaagaagaatcgaggcttttaCGACGATGAGCTTGATCTGAGCCTCCTTGGTTAT TCATGGAAGTTGTGGAAAGAAGGCCGGAGTGCGGATTTACTGGATGAAGCAATGGGTGGCTCCATTGACTACAGTGTGGTGCTCAGATGCATACAGGTTGCTCTGCTATGTGTTGAAGTGCATCCTAAGAACAGGCCACTGATGTCTTCAGTTGTCATGATGCTGAGCAGTGAGAATGCAACATTGCCAGATCCAAACGAACCTGGGGTAAATATTGGGAAGAGCACGGACACGGATTATTCTCAAACCCACACTGGGACCAGTTTTACAGGGGATGCAATGAATGGTAGGTAG